The segment GGATCTGTATATCTGCCGGTTCAGCGCGCCCAACCTGCTGTTCATCAATCGCGGCGACGGGACGTTCAGGGAGGAAGGGGCGGCGCGCGGGTTGGCGGTGGCGGACGCGTGCGGCGTGGGGGCATTCTGCGACTACGACCGGGATGGGTGGCTCGATGTGTACCTAACCACAAACATGCTCGACGTCGTGGAGCATCCGAATGGCCGGCGCGGGTACCTGTTTCGCAACAACGGGAACGGCACATTCGCCAATGTGACCGAGAAGGCCGGGATCTATGGCGATATGCTGGCGCATTCGGCCACCTGGTGGGACTACGATGGCGATTGCTGGCCCGATCTCTACGTCGCCAACGACTTCGCGGGGACCGATCGCCTCTATCGCAACAACCGCGACGGCACGTTTACGGATATCATCAAACAGGTGGTTCCCTACATGCCGTATTCTGCGATGGGCGCGGATCTCGGAGACATCAACAACGATGGCCGGCTCGACTTTTTCGTCGCCGACATGGCGGCGACCACGCACGAAAAGGACCATCGCGGGATGGCTTATTCACGCTCCCTCGCCAGCACCGCTCCGGAGATCGGCCAGGCCGACGTGCCGCAGTACTCTCGCAACATGCTGTACCTAAGTACAGGAAGCGAGCGATGCTTGGAAGTCGCCCAGCTCGTCGGGGTCGGAGCGACCGACTGGACGTGGTCGCCCCGCTTCGAGGACCTGGACAACGACGGTCGGATCGACCTCCACGTGACGAATGGAATGATCCGTGAGTTTCAGAACGCGGATCTGCGGGATCGGATCATTGTGGCGGAGCGGCTCGCGGACCGGACGCGGATCATGCGTTCGAGCCCGAAACTGATGGAGGAGAACCTGGCGTATCGAAATGTCGGCGACCTGCAGTTCGCCGAGGTGGGCGCCGAATGGGGGCTGAACCAGCGCGGGGTGACCTTTGGATCGGCGTTCGGTGATCTGGATGGAGATGGCGACCTTGATCTGGTGTGCGCCAATTTCGAGACCGGTCTCGCCCTGCTGCGCAACGACAGTGACTCGGGGCACCGCGTGATCGTGGCGCTGCGGGGTAGCAGCTCCAATCGGTTTGGCCTGGGGGCTACGGTGCGCCTACATACTGCGCGGGGGGTGCAAGTGCGCACGCTTCTGGTGTCGCGAGGCTATCTTTCCAGCAGCGAGCCCATCCTGCATTTTGGCCTGGGGGACGACGTGGTGATTGAACGGCTGACGATCGACTGGCCGAGTGGTCACAGCCAATCGTTCACCGAACTGCCGGCGGATCGGAGGTTCACCTTCACCGAGCCGACGAGTCCCGTCGCGCCGGCGCTTCCGGCGCGACCGCCGGAGACCCTGTTCCGCGACGTGAGCAAGGCGTGCGATTTCACAATCCTCGCCAGGGAAGACGTGCGCCAGGAAGCCAACCCGCAGCCGCTTTTGCCGGTTATGATGCGCAACCGCGGCCCGGCGTTGGCGATGGCGGATCTCGACGGCGACGGCGCCGATGACGTCGTGGTCGGTGGCACGTCGGCAGATTCGCCGCGCGTGTTGCTCAAGAAAAACGGCCGCTTCTCACCGGTGGCCTCTCCGAGTCTGGTGAACCGCACGGTCGCTGAGGATGGCCCGATCCTGCTCTTCGATGCGGATGGCGATGGCGCGAGCGATCTTTTGGTGACCCGCAGCGGCACCATTCTCCCTTACAACGACGCTGAATATCAGCCCGAGCTCTATCTCGGCGACGGGCACGGGCAGTTTCGCTCCGCCGCTGATGCGTTGCCCAAACTGCCGATCAGCGTCGGTGCCGTGGCGGCCGCCGATTTCGACCGAAGCGGTGCGTTGAGCTTGTTCGTGGGCGGTCGCGTGCGGCCCGGTCAGTACCCGGTCGCTCCGCGCAGCGCACTCCTCAAGAACCATGGTGGGCGCTTCGAAGACGTCACGGACACGCTCGCGGTGGGCTTGCGCGATGTTGGCATGGTCAGTTCCGCTTTGTGGAGCGATGTGGATGGCGACGGCTGGCTGGATCTCTTGCTGGCGCTGGAATGGGGCCCGGTGAAGTACTTTCACAATGAACAGGGCCAACGTTTCGTCGACCAGAGCGACGCGGCCGGCTTCACCGCGGCCGGCACGGGGTGGTGGACCTCGCTGGCTAGCGCCGATTTCAACCACGACGGCCAGCTCGATTATGTGGTCGGCAACGTGGGGTTGAACACGCAATACCGCGCCAGTCCTGAGTATCCGGCCTTGTTGTATTCGGGCCGCTTCAGCCCCGGGCGTCCCCAACTCGTCGAAGCCTACTATGAAAATGGCCGGCTTTACCCATGGCGCACGCTCAAGGAACTCGGCTCGGTGATCCCATCGGTGCTTCAGCGCTACCCCAAGAACGATCTCTATGCGCGAGCAACGCTGCCCGAAATTCTCGGTGCGGACAAACTCGCCTCCGCCCGACGCTTTGCCGCCACGGAGCTGCGTAGTGGGGTCTTCTTGAGCGGACCGGATGGCCGCTTCCGGTTCGGGCCATTGCCGCGGATCGCGCAGGTCGCCCCATTGCAGGGAATCGTGGCGGGCGATTTTGACGGGGACGGACACGCGGACATCTATGCCGTGCAAAATTCCTACGCGCCGAGTCCGGGCGTGGGGCGCTTTGCCGGTGGACTGAGCCAGCTTCTGCGCGGCGATGGACGCGGGAGTTTCACTCCCGTTCCCGTAGTCGATACTGGTTTGATGGTGCCGGGCGACGCGAAGGCGCTCGTCGTGACTGATCTCGACGGTGACGGGTGGCCGGATTTCCTGATCACACGCAATCGTTCGAGCACGCTCGCATGGCGCAACGGAGGGACTCCGGGCCACCACTCCTTCGCTGTGCGGTTGCGCGGCCCTGCGGTGAATCGGAGCGCGATCGGCGCGAGGGTTACGTTGGAACTCGCCGATGGGGCAAGACAGACGACCGAAATGGCGGCTGGCGGGGGCTACTATTCGCAATCCGCACCGGGCGTGTTTTTTGGCTATTCCGGCACCAACCTGCCGAGTCGGATCTTCATTCTTTGGCCCGATGGGGTCAGCTCCACACACGTGATCTCCTCCGCGCCGGGCGCGGCGTTGCAGTTCGATCATCCTTGATTGGATGTCGGATGCGAACGCCTAGGCCGATTCGAGGATCAGGTTCGCGTAGGGAGTGGAATCCCCGGTCCGAATCAGACCGATGGCGTGCGGGACCCGGCGCTTGAATTCCACATGAGGCTCGAACACCAGCGGGATCGCACCGGTGTGATCCCGGAGCGCTTCGACTACGGAAGGAGAATTGACCTGACGAAACTCTTCCTCGGCGAAGATCCGCCCAATCACATATTGCGGCAAGATGGCATCGAGCACCTGACGCACGGTGGGCACATCATCGACGAGCGAAAGGTCCACGGTCTCAATTTGCGGCCACAAAGGAAACCCGCGATCGGCGACGACCACCGTATTGGTATGTCGGACGCGGGCGAGGAGCGACAGAACCGCGGGGTTCAGGATACCGGTGCGGATCACTAAGAGGATGGGAAGTGCTCGCCCTTAGCGCCTGGCGGGCGAGCCGTTGGAGGTAGTCTCCGGCATCGGATGCGCGGTCATGAACCGGTGGGGGCCGAGAAAGGGAATGCATGCCAGATGGGGCGGAAATCCGTGCGCGAAGGAGAGCACTACGACCGGGAACAACCGTTGAGGTATATCGCACGTTGGTTCGGTCACGAGCTGTCCCTCGACTCTTGGCAGCGTCAGATGCTGCCGACCAAGCTTGGTGTCTCGGCCGGTGCGGGGACGCGCGAAGGCAACGACTCACCGTCAAACCACGTGCCTTCGACGAGCGTCGTGGTGGGGAATTCCGGCACACCGAGCGCGTGCTGCTGCAAGTCACGGGTCAGGAGGTCCACACTCAGCTCACCGACGCGCCGGCAGTTTTGTCGGATGCCCGCAGTCTTGCCGTCGGGCTGCTGAAGGTGCATGTCGACAAAGGCGAGGTCCCGTGGAATCGAGAGGCCGAGCGCATCCAGCTGAGGTCGCGCGAATGCTCCGTTGCTGATCAGCACCTCGGGCGCGAACCGTCTCAGCCAGCCCTGGAACGCATCGCGCGCCGCGCGATGATCCAGCTCGTGGGGTGTGCTGTCTGGTGGGGAATCCGGGAAAATGAAGGGTGGCAACTGATCCGCTAGCGCCATCATCCGCTGCTCCACGGCGAGCCCGGCACTCCAAGCCAGGGCTGCGCCCGGGTCGCACCGCGGCGGGACCGCGAGTCCGATCCGGCGATAGCCGGCGGCCGTGACGCGTTGCATGACGAGCCGGATCGCGGCGAACTGGTCGTTCGCGACGTGGTGCAGACCTGGCTGGTGCGGAAAAGAATCGATCTTCACCGCACTGAACTTGGCCCAATCGAACTGTAGCGGAACGTTGCTCTCGTGGTGTTGGGACGCGAGAATCACGCCGACAATCCCGCGCGAATGCAGGACGACGCTTAGCCGATGAGGAGTAAGTCCGGGCTCACCGAGCCAGAAATGTTCGACCTCGTATCCGAGTTCCGATGCGCGGTGCGAAGCTCCCGCGAAGAACTCTGCATCGGGGCAGGACTGCTTCCATCCCCAGCGCGTGTCGCACTTGGTGACGTAGGCCAGCGTGGCGATCTGACGATGCGGTTTCCGCTGGCCACGATAGTTCATCAGCGCCTGCAGCACCGGATCAGGGCGATATCCCATCTCTTCCGCGAGCGCACGCAGCCGTTCGCGGGTGGTAGCGGGAAGCCGGGGATGGTTGCGCAGCGCCATCGACACCGTCGTGTAATGCACTCCGGCGCGTTTCGCCACGTCGGTGATCGTGACCCGACGGCTGGATTCGGCAGTTGCGGTAGGCATGCTACGAGGGCGGCAATGTGGTTCCGAACAAAACTCTGGCCGGAAACGAGCGGGCAGAGCTCGGAGTCCGGTGGGGGGGTGGGGGGGTAGGTGGCGAAACGCGGTGCGCGCATCGCTCCCGGCACTCTACTTTCCGGCAGTCAGGCGGAGAATGGCTCGGCTTGACCAGCTGATGGCGATTCTTGACCGTTCAAAGCCTGATCGCGGTCCGGGCGGGTGGGATTGATGCCGCCCGTCGCTGGGCGATAAAGGCCGAGGGAGAAATGCCGTAGACGCGCTTGAATGCGCGAGAGAATTGGAACTGGTCGATGTTGAATTCGCTCGCGATCGATTTCACGAGGCAGTCCGTCGACTGGAGGCGCTCTGCCGCCCATTGCACCTGGAGCCGTTGCAGATATCGATACGGCGTCTCGTCCTGAAACCGGCGGAACAGGCGAGTCAGGTAGGCCACGTTGATGTGACACGCGAGCGCGGCGTCCTGCACGGTGCGAATCGTGCGGAAATGCGCGATGAAGTATTGTCGGCACCGATCGAAAACGGCGGCTGCGCGTCGGGAGGAACCGACATTGGCGCGAGCCCCACGGGCGATCCAGATGAGGAGAAGCTCCAACTGAAGACGGGCGGCCTTTTCAGCGAAACGATCATGGGACAGCGCTGAGTTGATCAGTGCATCGAACGCCTGCCGTGCTTCCGTCAAAAGTCCGATCCTCAGCACTTCTCCGGGCACGAGGTTGAACTGGTTGAGAAACTTCCTTGCGCCACGTCCGGTAAAGTCGACGAAGTATTTGCGCAGGCGTTCCGTGCGAGACGAACGCATGGCGTGCGGAATGTCGGGCCCATAGGTGAACACGACCCCCGGGGCGAGTTCGTGACGCTGATTGCCGAGCTCCACCTCGCCGCGCCCGGAAACCACCAGTTCGATGGAGTAGTACGGAAATGTGCGCCGATCGACGACGTAATCTTGGGCGCACTCCTCCCAGCCGCCGCATACAATCGTGAGTTCCCGGCGCGTCCTGGGATCCAAATTCAAATAGAAACGCAAAGCATCCGTCACCTGCCGCGAAATAAATGACGGAGGATGGGCCGGCGGATTGCCATCCGCAGGGCAGTCCGAGCCGTCCGTTCCCGCGTCAGCCCTCATCGCGGATCGCGGGGGTCAAACGGGCCGGTGAAAATGACGGTCGAGCAAACGCGGCGCAGCGTCATGCGGAGGCCGGGGTGGTGGTTGGCTTGGGGGAGCGGCAGTGGGGTTTTGCTGCTCGATTCGACGGAAGCGAGGCGGGAGCTCGTAGCAACCTGTCATTGGACATAGGTCAACCTATGTCCGGGGTTAGTGGTGCCGCGACTCGACGGACGCCTAAGCGGTTTCAAGTTTGCGCTGTCAAAAACCGAGAGCTGTCATGGCCGCGCGGATCCGCAACCGATGCTCGGCGGTTCCCCGGTGAATCGCCCCATGAAGCCCGTACTCGCGAAAACGGTTGTGACAACCGTGCTGCCGCTGGTGTTGTTGGCCCTGCTCGAGGGCGGGCTGCGGCTTGTTGGTTTCGGCACGAGCTTCGACTTTCTCGTTTCGGAGAATGGGCGCGACGTATACCGCACCAATCCGCACTTTACCGAATTGTTTTTTCCCGCGTCGTTCGGGTTGAAGCCGGCGACCCTGCGCCTGACGAAAGAGAAAGCGCCCGGCACCTACCGGATTTTCGTGATCGGCGAATCTGCCGCGACGGGCGTCCCGGAACCGGCGTTCGGGCTGCCGCGGCAGCT is part of the Opitutus terrae PB90-1 genome and harbors:
- a CDS encoding LacI family DNA-binding transcriptional regulator, producing MPTATAESSRRVTITDVAKRAGVHYTTVSMALRNHPRLPATTRERLRALAEEMGYRPDPVLQALMNYRGQRKPHRQIATLAYVTKCDTRWGWKQSCPDAEFFAGASHRASELGYEVEHFWLGEPGLTPHRLSVVLHSRGIVGVILASQHHESNVPLQFDWAKFSAVKIDSFPHQPGLHHVANDQFAAIRLVMQRVTAAGYRRIGLAVPPRCDPGAALAWSAGLAVEQRMMALADQLPPFIFPDSPPDSTPHELDHRAARDAFQGWLRRFAPEVLISNGAFARPQLDALGLSIPRDLAFVDMHLQQPDGKTAGIRQNCRRVGELSVDLLTRDLQQHALGVPEFPTTTLVEGTWFDGESLPSRVPAPAETPSLVGSI
- a CDS encoding AraC family transcriptional regulator produces the protein MRADAGTDGSDCPADGNPPAHPPSFISRQVTDALRFYLNLDPRTRRELTIVCGGWEECAQDYVVDRRTFPYYSIELVVSGRGEVELGNQRHELAPGVVFTYGPDIPHAMRSSRTERLRKYFVDFTGRGARKFLNQFNLVPGEVLRIGLLTEARQAFDALINSALSHDRFAEKAARLQLELLLIWIARGARANVGSSRRAAAVFDRCRQYFIAHFRTIRTVQDAALACHINVAYLTRLFRRFQDETPYRYLQRLQVQWAAERLQSTDCLVKSIASEFNIDQFQFSRAFKRVYGISPSAFIAQRRAASIPPARTAIRL
- a CDS encoding RbsD/FucU domain-containing protein, translating into MIRTGILNPAVLSLLARVRHTNTVVVADRGFPLWPQIETVDLSLVDDVPTVRQVLDAILPQYVIGRIFAEEEFRQVNSPSVVEALRDHTGAIPLVFEPHVEFKRRVPHAIGLIRTGDSTPYANLILESA
- a CDS encoding FG-GAP-like repeat-containing protein gives rise to the protein MATRYSDHTSFGPIAKTWVRSVVIGIWLGAGVLASAQPDRNGMAESPLAPRSGPRGATMFTALSPEQTGVVSENRYDDPKMWGEHYQELALGAMGTGVAIGDYDNDGRPDLFAVSKTGTCRLFRNLGNWQFQDVTDQAGFVGATQASDTGGRWVNGAGGQDGSATADREAWRQGAVFADVNNDGRLDLYICRFSAPNLLFINRGDGTFREEGAARGLAVADACGVGAFCDYDRDGWLDVYLTTNMLDVVEHPNGRRGYLFRNNGNGTFANVTEKAGIYGDMLAHSATWWDYDGDCWPDLYVANDFAGTDRLYRNNRDGTFTDIIKQVVPYMPYSAMGADLGDINNDGRLDFFVADMAATTHEKDHRGMAYSRSLASTAPEIGQADVPQYSRNMLYLSTGSERCLEVAQLVGVGATDWTWSPRFEDLDNDGRIDLHVTNGMIREFQNADLRDRIIVAERLADRTRIMRSSPKLMEENLAYRNVGDLQFAEVGAEWGLNQRGVTFGSAFGDLDGDGDLDLVCANFETGLALLRNDSDSGHRVIVALRGSSSNRFGLGATVRLHTARGVQVRTLLVSRGYLSSSEPILHFGLGDDVVIERLTIDWPSGHSQSFTELPADRRFTFTEPTSPVAPALPARPPETLFRDVSKACDFTILAREDVRQEANPQPLLPVMMRNRGPALAMADLDGDGADDVVVGGTSADSPRVLLKKNGRFSPVASPSLVNRTVAEDGPILLFDADGDGASDLLVTRSGTILPYNDAEYQPELYLGDGHGQFRSAADALPKLPISVGAVAAADFDRSGALSLFVGGRVRPGQYPVAPRSALLKNHGGRFEDVTDTLAVGLRDVGMVSSALWSDVDGDGWLDLLLALEWGPVKYFHNEQGQRFVDQSDAAGFTAAGTGWWTSLASADFNHDGQLDYVVGNVGLNTQYRASPEYPALLYSGRFSPGRPQLVEAYYENGRLYPWRTLKELGSVIPSVLQRYPKNDLYARATLPEILGADKLASARRFAATELRSGVFLSGPDGRFRFGPLPRIAQVAPLQGIVAGDFDGDGHADIYAVQNSYAPSPGVGRFAGGLSQLLRGDGRGSFTPVPVVDTGLMVPGDAKALVVTDLDGDGWPDFLITRNRSSTLAWRNGGTPGHHSFAVRLRGPAVNRSAIGARVTLELADGARQTTEMAAGGGYYSQSAPGVFFGYSGTNLPSRIFILWPDGVSSTHVISSAPGAALQFDHP